A region from the Lolium perenne isolate Kyuss_39 chromosome 4, Kyuss_2.0, whole genome shotgun sequence genome encodes:
- the LOC127292309 gene encoding uncharacterized protein produces MPPFSLPCRLRRRTCFLLFILSLLSYARSSLEAEEARSLRVGDELVGETMPLRHGRRLYRLAGLRPHAFYEVKISYPASIPSSFSIRLVNDPDAVEDWGSKNRRLLNTEKIIFKAESTEPVYVLVTVEPEGVVAKPNVPERELALFNIVCDELLLGIPHFAWWVGIAALISIVLASLAPHFLPLHRLLNYEAAESSSVHAAKIS; encoded by the exons ATGCCCCCGTTCTCCTTACcatgccgcctccgccgccggacGTGCTTCCTGCTGTTCATCCTCTCCCTGCTCTCCTACGCGCGCAG CAGcctggaggcggaggaggcgcgGTCCCTTCGCGTCGGCGATGAGCTGGTGGGCGAGACGATGCCGCTCCGCCATGGACGGAGGCTCTACAGGCTCGCCGGGCTGCGGCCGCATGCCTTCTACGAAGTCAAGATCTCCTACCCGGCCTCT ATACCGTCCAGCTTCTCGATTCGGCTGGTGAACGATCCTGATGCTGTGGAGGATTGGGGGAGCAAGAACAGGAGGCTGCTCAACACGGAGAAGATCATCTTCAAGGCTGAGAGCACCGAGCCG GTTTATGTTCTTGTCACGGTGGAGCCTGAGGGTGTGGTTGCGAAGCCAAATGTGCCGGAGAGAGAGCTTGCGCTGTTCAACATCG TTTGCGATGAACTTCTTCTAGGGATCCCACACTTTGCCTGGTGGGTTGGAATTGCAGCACTAATTTCCATTGTGTTGGCATCACTGGCACCGCATTTCCTCCCGCTGCACAGACTCCTTAACTATGAAGCCGCGGAGTCAAGCAGTGTCCATGCAGCCAAGATTTCGTGA
- the LOC127292308 gene encoding large ribosomal subunit protein uL30y, translating into MSTEAAKVVPESFLKKRKRAEGWAAEAKTKAVEEKKKSTENRKVIFARAKQYAEEYDAQEKELVQLKREARLKGGFYVSPEAKLLFVVRIRGINAMHPKTKKILQLLRLRQIFNGVFLKVNKATINMLRRVEPYVAYGYPNLKSVRELIYKRGYGKLNKQRIPLSNNKVIEEGLGKHNIICIEDLVHEILSVGPHFKEANNFLWPFKLKAPLGGLKKKRNHYVEGGDAGNRENYINQLVRRMN; encoded by the exons ATGTCGACGgaggcggccaaggtggtgccggagagcttcctcaagaagagGAAGCGGGCCGAGGGCTGGGCCGCCGAGGCCAAGACCAAGGCCgtcgaggagaagaagaagtccaccgAGAACCGCAAGGTCATCTTCGCCCGCGCCAAGCAGTACGCCGAGGAGTACGATGCCCAG GAGAAGGAGCTAGTTCAGCTTAAGCGTGAGGCTAGGTTGAAGGGTGGGTTCTACGTCAGCCCTGAGGCCAAGCTTCTGTTTGTTGTCCGTATCCGTGG TATCAATGCGATGCACCCAAAGACCAAGAAGATCTTGCAGCTTCTGCGTTTGAGGCAG ATCTTCAATGGAGTGTTCCTGAAGGTCAACAAGGCCACCATCAACATGCTGCGCAGGGTTGAGCCGTATGTTGCATATGG GTACCCCAACCTCAAGAGTGTTAGGGAGTTGATCTACAAGAGGGGTTATGGAAAGCTCAACAAGCAAAGGATTCCTCTGTCCAACAACAAAGTCATCGAGGAG GGTCTGGGAAAGCACAACATCATCTGCATTGAGGACCTTGTCCATGAGATCCTGAGCGTTGGCCCACACTTCAAGGAGGCCAACAACTTCCTCTGGCCATTCAAGCTGAAGGCGCCTCTGGGTGGCCTCAAGAAGAAGAGGAACCACTACGTTGAGGGTGGTGACGCCGGTAACCGTGAGAACTACATCAACCAGCTGGTCAGGAGGATGAACTAG